A region from the Vanacampus margaritifer isolate UIUO_Vmar chromosome 5, RoL_Vmar_1.0, whole genome shotgun sequence genome encodes:
- the tmem120ab gene encoding transmembrane protein 120A-like — MTHKMAQSLTDVLQQWECLEEDYQHAQETHRIYLQKLDDISKLQKNCSSSIYRQQTRLKELSSLVKKCSKGLSEDALDEIQGKIKMQSNAFCEMEAFLPRKNGLYLSLVLGNVNVTLFSKHLKFAYKDDYEKFKLYLTVVLLLFSFMCYFFVSYRFLDAILNFLLVWYYCTLTIRESILIANGSRIKGWWVFHHYISAFLSGVMLTWPEGNLYKIFRNQFLAYSLYQSFVQCLQCYYQSGCLYRLRALGERHNMDLTVEGFQSWMWKGLTFLLPFLFFGHFWQLFNSLSLFRMAQLPDSKEWQVLVCSLCFFILFMGNFFTTLAVVHQKVKRRNQKTKIL, encoded by the exons ATGACTCACAAAATGGCGCAAAGTTTAACAGATGTTCTGCAGCAGTGGGAATGTCTGGAAGAAGATTATCAGCATGCTCAG GAGACACACAGGATCTACCTACAAAAACTGGATGACATTTCCAAACTCCAAAAAAACTGCTCGTCCTCCATTTACCGTCAACAAACACGACTCAAGGAACTGTCCTCTCTTGTGAAAAA ATGCAGCAAAGGACTGTCAGAAGACGCCCTTGATGAAATACAAGGGAAAATAAAGATGCAAAGCAATGCTTTCTGCGAAATGGAAGCCTTCCTCCCAAGGAAAAATGG GCTATACCTGAGTCTGGTTCTTGGAAATGTGAATGTCACTTTGTTCAGCAAACACTTAAA ATTTGCCTACAAAGACGACTATGAGAAGTTCAAGCTGTACCTCACAGTCGTCTTGCTGCTGTTTTCCTTTATGTGCTATTTCTTTGTGAGCTACAG ATTTCTTGATGCGATCCTCAACTTCCTGCTGGTGTGGTATTACTGCACATTAACAATCAGGGAAAGTATCCTCATTGCCAATGGCTCCAG AATTAAAGGCTGGTGGGTTTTCCATCATTACATCTCAGCTTTTTTGTCTGGTGTAATGCTAACATG GCCAGAAGGAAACTTGTACAAGATTTTCAGGAACCAGTTCCTGGCTTACTCCCTCTATCAAA GTTTTGTTCAATGTCTGCAGTGTTATTATCAGAGTGGATGTCTATACAGACTCAGAGCACTGGGGGAAAGACACAACATGGATCTGACCGTGG AGGGATTTCAGTCCTGGATGTGGAAAGGACTGACATTTCTTTTGCCCTTCCTGTTTTTCGGTCAT TTCTGGCAGCTCTTCAATAGCCTCTCTCTCTTCAGAATGGCTCAGCTCCCAGACAGCAAAGAATGGCAG GTCTTGGTGTGCAGTCTCTGCTTCTTCATTCTGTTCATGGGAAACTTCTTCACAACACTTGCTGTGGTCCATCAGAAGGTAAAGCGGAGGAATCAGAAAACGAAGATTCTGTGA
- the porb gene encoding P450 (cytochrome) oxidoreductase b isoform X1, translating to MSSTVLGVSANEKRMADMEPDSATQPMADEDEPLFSNLDLFLFSLIVGLVIYWFMSRKKPEPLPDFKKIVTIAPPTRETSFIEKMKKTGKNIIVFYGSQTGTAEEFANRLSKDAQRYGMKGMAADPEEYDMGELSRLSEIQNSLAIFCMATYGEGDPTDNAQDFYDWLQENDDEDLSGLNFTVFSLGNKTYEHYNAMGKYVDKRLEELGAKRIFDLGLGDDDGNLEEDFVSWREQFWPAVCEHFGVEALGDDSSIRQYELKEHTDINMNKVFSGEIGRLKSFEVQKPPYDSKNPFLAPVTVNRKLNKGGQRHLMHLELDISGSKIRYESGDHVAVFPTNDAALVNKLGQVLGVDLDVVISLNNLDEESNKKHPFPCPTTYRTALTHYLDITHPPRTNVLYEMAQYASDPKEQENMRKMASSSPQGKALYHSWVLEPCRNILAILEDMPSLRPPIDHLCELLPRLQARYYSIASSSKVHPNSIHICAVVVEYTTKTNRINKGVATNWLKNKLVTDNGHKSTVPMYIRKSQFRLPFKASVPVIMVGPGTGIAPFMGFIQERGWLKQQGKEVGPTVLFYGCRHKNEDYLYQEELEEAEKNEVLTRLNVAFSRDQEQKVYVQHLMKKNKEDIWKFIHSENAHIYICGDARNMAKDVQMAFYEIAEELEGMTRTQATDYIKKLMTKGRYSQDVWS from the exons ATGTCATCTACAGTATTGGGAGTTTCTGCAAACG AAAAGAGGATGGCAGACATGGAACCTGACAGCGCCACCCAACCCATGGCTGACGAGGACGAGCCTCTTTTTAGCAACCTTGACCTCTTCCTCTTCTCTCTGATCGTTGGCCTTGTCATCTATTGGTTCATGTCCCGCAAGAAGCCTGAACCCCTGCCTGATTTTAAGAAGATTGTAACAAT AGCACCCCCAACAAGAGAAACCAGTTTCATCgagaaaatgaagaaaaca GGAAAGAACATCATTGTGTTCTATGGCTCCCAGACTGGCACAGCAGAGGAGTTTGCCAACAGACTCTCCAAAGACGCTCAGCGTTATGgcatgaaaggaatggctgctGACCCAGAGGAATATGACATG GGTGAATTGTCTCGTTTGTCTGAGATCCAAAACTCACTAGCCATATTCTGCATGGCCACCTATGGAGAAGGAGACCCGACAGATAATGCCCAGGATTTTTATGACTGGCTGCAggaaaatgatgatgaagaccTCTCTGGGCTGAACTTCACG GTATTTTCTTTGGGCAACAAGACATATGAGCATTACAACGCCATGGGGAAATACGTGGACAAAAGGTTGGAGGAACTCGGGGCCAAACGCATCTTTGACCTCGGCTTAGGGGATGATGATGGCAA TTTGGAAGAGGACTTTGTCTCGTGGCGGGAACAGTTTTGGCCAGCTGTCTGTGAACACTTTGGCGTGGAAGCCTTAGGAGATGACTCAAG CATACGGCAGTATGAGTTGAAGGAGCACACTGACATCAACATGAATAAAGTGTTCTCGGGAGAGATTGGCCGTCTGAAGAGTTTTGAGGTCCAGAAGCC GCCTTATGATTCTAAAAATCCCTTTTTGGCCCCAGTCACTGTCAACCGTAAACTCAACAAAGGTGGTCAGAGGCATCTGATGCACCTTGAATTAGACATTTCAGGCTCCAAGATTAG ATATGAGTCAGGAGACCATGTGGCTGTTTTTCCTACTAACGATGCAGCCTTAGTCAATAAGTTGGGACAAGTCCTTGGTGTGGACCTTGATGTGGTTATCTCTCTGAACAACCTTGATG AGGAGTCCAATAAGAAGCACCCGTTCCCCTGCCCCACAACGTACCGCACAGCTCTGACTCACTACCTCGACATCACACACCCTCCTCGCACCAACGTACTCTATGAGATGGCGCAGTATGCTTCGGACCCCAAAGAACAGGAGAATATGCGCAAGATGGCCTCCTCCTCCCCTCAGGGCaag GCGCTCTACCACAGTTGGGTGTTGGAGCCCTGCAGAAACATTCTTGCCATTCTGGAGGACATGCCCTCATTAAGACCCCCCATTGACCACTTGTGTGAGCTGTTGCCTCGTCTCCAAGCTCGCTATTACTCCATAGCCTCCTCCTCTAAA GTTCATCCGAACAGCATCCACATCTGTGCCGTGGTGGTCGAGTACACAACCAAGACAAACCGTATCAACAAGGGAGTGGCCACTAATTGGCTGAAGAACAAACTGGTCACTGACAATGGCCACAAGTCTACCGTTCCCATGTATATTCGCAAGTCTCAGTTCCGCCTACCCTTCAAGGCCAGCGTCCCGGTGATCATGGTTGGCCCTGGGACAGGAATCGCTCCCTTCATGGGATTCATCCAGGAGAGGGGCTGGCTCAAACAGCAAG GCAAGGAGGTTGGACCGACAGTTTTGTTCTATGGCTGCAGACATAAGAATGAAGATTATCTCTACCAAGAGGAGCTAGAAGAGGCTGAGAAGAATGAAGTCCTAACACGGCTTAATGTCGCCTTCTCCCGAGACCAGGAGCAAAAG GTTTATGTGCAACACctcatgaagaaaaataaagaggACATCTGGAAGTTCATTCACTCAGAAAATGCCCATATCTACATTTGCGG TGATGCAAGGAACATGGCAAAGGATGTGCAGATGGCCTTTTATGAGATAGCAGAAGAGCTTGAAGGCATGACGCGCACCCAAGCCACAGACTACATCAAGAAACTGATGACCAAGGGACGCTACTCACAAGACGTGTGGAGTTAA
- the porb gene encoding P450 (cytochrome) oxidoreductase b isoform X2 has product MADMEPDSATQPMADEDEPLFSNLDLFLFSLIVGLVIYWFMSRKKPEPLPDFKKIVTIAPPTRETSFIEKMKKTGKNIIVFYGSQTGTAEEFANRLSKDAQRYGMKGMAADPEEYDMGELSRLSEIQNSLAIFCMATYGEGDPTDNAQDFYDWLQENDDEDLSGLNFTVFSLGNKTYEHYNAMGKYVDKRLEELGAKRIFDLGLGDDDGNLEEDFVSWREQFWPAVCEHFGVEALGDDSSIRQYELKEHTDINMNKVFSGEIGRLKSFEVQKPPYDSKNPFLAPVTVNRKLNKGGQRHLMHLELDISGSKIRYESGDHVAVFPTNDAALVNKLGQVLGVDLDVVISLNNLDEESNKKHPFPCPTTYRTALTHYLDITHPPRTNVLYEMAQYASDPKEQENMRKMASSSPQGKALYHSWVLEPCRNILAILEDMPSLRPPIDHLCELLPRLQARYYSIASSSKVHPNSIHICAVVVEYTTKTNRINKGVATNWLKNKLVTDNGHKSTVPMYIRKSQFRLPFKASVPVIMVGPGTGIAPFMGFIQERGWLKQQGKEVGPTVLFYGCRHKNEDYLYQEELEEAEKNEVLTRLNVAFSRDQEQKVYVQHLMKKNKEDIWKFIHSENAHIYICGDARNMAKDVQMAFYEIAEELEGMTRTQATDYIKKLMTKGRYSQDVWS; this is encoded by the exons ATGGCAGACATGGAACCTGACAGCGCCACCCAACCCATGGCTGACGAGGACGAGCCTCTTTTTAGCAACCTTGACCTCTTCCTCTTCTCTCTGATCGTTGGCCTTGTCATCTATTGGTTCATGTCCCGCAAGAAGCCTGAACCCCTGCCTGATTTTAAGAAGATTGTAACAAT AGCACCCCCAACAAGAGAAACCAGTTTCATCgagaaaatgaagaaaaca GGAAAGAACATCATTGTGTTCTATGGCTCCCAGACTGGCACAGCAGAGGAGTTTGCCAACAGACTCTCCAAAGACGCTCAGCGTTATGgcatgaaaggaatggctgctGACCCAGAGGAATATGACATG GGTGAATTGTCTCGTTTGTCTGAGATCCAAAACTCACTAGCCATATTCTGCATGGCCACCTATGGAGAAGGAGACCCGACAGATAATGCCCAGGATTTTTATGACTGGCTGCAggaaaatgatgatgaagaccTCTCTGGGCTGAACTTCACG GTATTTTCTTTGGGCAACAAGACATATGAGCATTACAACGCCATGGGGAAATACGTGGACAAAAGGTTGGAGGAACTCGGGGCCAAACGCATCTTTGACCTCGGCTTAGGGGATGATGATGGCAA TTTGGAAGAGGACTTTGTCTCGTGGCGGGAACAGTTTTGGCCAGCTGTCTGTGAACACTTTGGCGTGGAAGCCTTAGGAGATGACTCAAG CATACGGCAGTATGAGTTGAAGGAGCACACTGACATCAACATGAATAAAGTGTTCTCGGGAGAGATTGGCCGTCTGAAGAGTTTTGAGGTCCAGAAGCC GCCTTATGATTCTAAAAATCCCTTTTTGGCCCCAGTCACTGTCAACCGTAAACTCAACAAAGGTGGTCAGAGGCATCTGATGCACCTTGAATTAGACATTTCAGGCTCCAAGATTAG ATATGAGTCAGGAGACCATGTGGCTGTTTTTCCTACTAACGATGCAGCCTTAGTCAATAAGTTGGGACAAGTCCTTGGTGTGGACCTTGATGTGGTTATCTCTCTGAACAACCTTGATG AGGAGTCCAATAAGAAGCACCCGTTCCCCTGCCCCACAACGTACCGCACAGCTCTGACTCACTACCTCGACATCACACACCCTCCTCGCACCAACGTACTCTATGAGATGGCGCAGTATGCTTCGGACCCCAAAGAACAGGAGAATATGCGCAAGATGGCCTCCTCCTCCCCTCAGGGCaag GCGCTCTACCACAGTTGGGTGTTGGAGCCCTGCAGAAACATTCTTGCCATTCTGGAGGACATGCCCTCATTAAGACCCCCCATTGACCACTTGTGTGAGCTGTTGCCTCGTCTCCAAGCTCGCTATTACTCCATAGCCTCCTCCTCTAAA GTTCATCCGAACAGCATCCACATCTGTGCCGTGGTGGTCGAGTACACAACCAAGACAAACCGTATCAACAAGGGAGTGGCCACTAATTGGCTGAAGAACAAACTGGTCACTGACAATGGCCACAAGTCTACCGTTCCCATGTATATTCGCAAGTCTCAGTTCCGCCTACCCTTCAAGGCCAGCGTCCCGGTGATCATGGTTGGCCCTGGGACAGGAATCGCTCCCTTCATGGGATTCATCCAGGAGAGGGGCTGGCTCAAACAGCAAG GCAAGGAGGTTGGACCGACAGTTTTGTTCTATGGCTGCAGACATAAGAATGAAGATTATCTCTACCAAGAGGAGCTAGAAGAGGCTGAGAAGAATGAAGTCCTAACACGGCTTAATGTCGCCTTCTCCCGAGACCAGGAGCAAAAG GTTTATGTGCAACACctcatgaagaaaaataaagaggACATCTGGAAGTTCATTCACTCAGAAAATGCCCATATCTACATTTGCGG TGATGCAAGGAACATGGCAAAGGATGTGCAGATGGCCTTTTATGAGATAGCAGAAGAGCTTGAAGGCATGACGCGCACCCAAGCCACAGACTACATCAAGAAACTGATGACCAAGGGACGCTACTCACAAGACGTGTGGAGTTAA
- the porb gene encoding P450 (cytochrome) oxidoreductase b isoform X3 translates to MGCVFSLPEDRRDAAERAPPTRETSFIEKMKKTGKNIIVFYGSQTGTAEEFANRLSKDAQRYGMKGMAADPEEYDMGELSRLSEIQNSLAIFCMATYGEGDPTDNAQDFYDWLQENDDEDLSGLNFTVFSLGNKTYEHYNAMGKYVDKRLEELGAKRIFDLGLGDDDGNLEEDFVSWREQFWPAVCEHFGVEALGDDSSIRQYELKEHTDINMNKVFSGEIGRLKSFEVQKPPYDSKNPFLAPVTVNRKLNKGGQRHLMHLELDISGSKIRYESGDHVAVFPTNDAALVNKLGQVLGVDLDVVISLNNLDEESNKKHPFPCPTTYRTALTHYLDITHPPRTNVLYEMAQYASDPKEQENMRKMASSSPQGKALYHSWVLEPCRNILAILEDMPSLRPPIDHLCELLPRLQARYYSIASSSKVHPNSIHICAVVVEYTTKTNRINKGVATNWLKNKLVTDNGHKSTVPMYIRKSQFRLPFKASVPVIMVGPGTGIAPFMGFIQERGWLKQQGKEVGPTVLFYGCRHKNEDYLYQEELEEAEKNEVLTRLNVAFSRDQEQKVYVQHLMKKNKEDIWKFIHSENAHIYICGDARNMAKDVQMAFYEIAEELEGMTRTQATDYIKKLMTKGRYSQDVWS, encoded by the exons ATGGGCTGTGTTTTTTCCCTGCCAGAAGACAGGAGAGATGCTGCCGAGAG AGCACCCCCAACAAGAGAAACCAGTTTCATCgagaaaatgaagaaaaca GGAAAGAACATCATTGTGTTCTATGGCTCCCAGACTGGCACAGCAGAGGAGTTTGCCAACAGACTCTCCAAAGACGCTCAGCGTTATGgcatgaaaggaatggctgctGACCCAGAGGAATATGACATG GGTGAATTGTCTCGTTTGTCTGAGATCCAAAACTCACTAGCCATATTCTGCATGGCCACCTATGGAGAAGGAGACCCGACAGATAATGCCCAGGATTTTTATGACTGGCTGCAggaaaatgatgatgaagaccTCTCTGGGCTGAACTTCACG GTATTTTCTTTGGGCAACAAGACATATGAGCATTACAACGCCATGGGGAAATACGTGGACAAAAGGTTGGAGGAACTCGGGGCCAAACGCATCTTTGACCTCGGCTTAGGGGATGATGATGGCAA TTTGGAAGAGGACTTTGTCTCGTGGCGGGAACAGTTTTGGCCAGCTGTCTGTGAACACTTTGGCGTGGAAGCCTTAGGAGATGACTCAAG CATACGGCAGTATGAGTTGAAGGAGCACACTGACATCAACATGAATAAAGTGTTCTCGGGAGAGATTGGCCGTCTGAAGAGTTTTGAGGTCCAGAAGCC GCCTTATGATTCTAAAAATCCCTTTTTGGCCCCAGTCACTGTCAACCGTAAACTCAACAAAGGTGGTCAGAGGCATCTGATGCACCTTGAATTAGACATTTCAGGCTCCAAGATTAG ATATGAGTCAGGAGACCATGTGGCTGTTTTTCCTACTAACGATGCAGCCTTAGTCAATAAGTTGGGACAAGTCCTTGGTGTGGACCTTGATGTGGTTATCTCTCTGAACAACCTTGATG AGGAGTCCAATAAGAAGCACCCGTTCCCCTGCCCCACAACGTACCGCACAGCTCTGACTCACTACCTCGACATCACACACCCTCCTCGCACCAACGTACTCTATGAGATGGCGCAGTATGCTTCGGACCCCAAAGAACAGGAGAATATGCGCAAGATGGCCTCCTCCTCCCCTCAGGGCaag GCGCTCTACCACAGTTGGGTGTTGGAGCCCTGCAGAAACATTCTTGCCATTCTGGAGGACATGCCCTCATTAAGACCCCCCATTGACCACTTGTGTGAGCTGTTGCCTCGTCTCCAAGCTCGCTATTACTCCATAGCCTCCTCCTCTAAA GTTCATCCGAACAGCATCCACATCTGTGCCGTGGTGGTCGAGTACACAACCAAGACAAACCGTATCAACAAGGGAGTGGCCACTAATTGGCTGAAGAACAAACTGGTCACTGACAATGGCCACAAGTCTACCGTTCCCATGTATATTCGCAAGTCTCAGTTCCGCCTACCCTTCAAGGCCAGCGTCCCGGTGATCATGGTTGGCCCTGGGACAGGAATCGCTCCCTTCATGGGATTCATCCAGGAGAGGGGCTGGCTCAAACAGCAAG GCAAGGAGGTTGGACCGACAGTTTTGTTCTATGGCTGCAGACATAAGAATGAAGATTATCTCTACCAAGAGGAGCTAGAAGAGGCTGAGAAGAATGAAGTCCTAACACGGCTTAATGTCGCCTTCTCCCGAGACCAGGAGCAAAAG GTTTATGTGCAACACctcatgaagaaaaataaagaggACATCTGGAAGTTCATTCACTCAGAAAATGCCCATATCTACATTTGCGG TGATGCAAGGAACATGGCAAAGGATGTGCAGATGGCCTTTTATGAGATAGCAGAAGAGCTTGAAGGCATGACGCGCACCCAAGCCACAGACTACATCAAGAAACTGATGACCAAGGGACGCTACTCACAAGACGTGTGGAGTTAA
- the taf15 gene encoding TATA-binding protein-associated factor 2N isoform X1: MATDSGYGGSQSYGSYGGQQSGQGYGQGQGNGAGSYGGQQSYGSYGGQQDAPQASQEGYSQSQSGYGQQQSYDNYGQESSGEKTYGQQSSYGGGQGQSGDGFGQQSSYSGQGQGGGGSGGYGRWSEGESGGQGGRYGRDQGDRTEEGGGSGYRGQGRGGYDRGGYDRGGYDRSGGYDRGGRGGHPGMGGGDRGGFKNFGGSRDYGSRDDSAGDQDNSDNNTIFVQGLGEEATVQEVGDFFKQIGIIKVNKKTGQPMINLYSDKATGQPKGEATVSFDDPPSAKAAIDWFDGKDFNGKPIKVSFATRRAEFTQRGGARGSGRGFRGRGGGGPSFDMKGGDWPCPNSSCGNMNFARRQECNKCGAPKPGDAGGGFGDRGGRGGYGGDRGGGFRGRGGFRGGDRGGYGGDRGGGGYGGGYKMGGRGDRRDDRRDRPY; the protein is encoded by the exons ATGGCCACCG ATTCGGGTTATGGTGGCTCACAGAG TTATGGTTCTTATGGCGGTCAGCAGAGTGGACAG GGTTATGGTCAAGGCCAAGGAAATGGTGCAGGTAGTTATGGTGGTCAGCAAAGCTATGGTAGTTATGGTGGTCAGCAAGATGCACCACAAGCATCACAAG aGGGATATAGCCAGTCTCAGAGTGGCTATGGGCAGCAACAAAGCTACGATAATTATGGACAGGAGTCATCTGG CGAGAAGACTTATGGACAACAGTCGTCCTACGGTGGTGGTCAAGGGCAAAGTGGCGATGGATTTGGCCAACAAAGCTCATACAGTGGGCAGGGACAAGGTGGTGGCGGCAGTGGTGGCTATGGAAGATGGAGTGAAG GTGAAAGTGGCGGACAGGGTGGAAGGTATGGCCGTGACCAAGGAGACCGGACAGAAGAAGGAGGCGGCAGCGGTTACAGAGGTCAAGGTCGTGGCGGCTACGACCGAGGCGGTTATGACCGTGGCGGCTATGACCGCAGTGGTGGCTATGACCGTGGTGGAAGAGGCGGACATCCTGGTATGGG AGGTGGTGACCGTGGTGGCTTCAAAAATTTCGGTG GCTCTCGAGACTACGGCTCAAGGGATGACTCGG CTGGGGATCAGGACAACTCTGACAACAACACCATTTTTGTCCAAGGCCTGGGAGAAGAAGCCACGGTTCAGGAAGTGGGCGACTTCTTCAAGCAAATTGGCATTATTAAG GTGAATAAGAAGACTGGTCAACCAATGATCAACCTCTACTCTGACAAGGCCACCGGCCAGCCAAAGGGTGAAGCTACAGTGTCCTTTGATGACCCGCCTTCTGCTAAAGCTGCTATTGACTGGTTTGATG GCAAAGACTTCAATGGAAAACCTATCAAAGTGTCATTTGCCACTCGCAGGGCTGAGTTCACACAGCGGGGTGGAGCACGAGGGAGTGGACGAG GTTTCAGAGGTCGTGGCGGTGGAGGTCCCAGCTTTGACATGAAGGGAGGAGACTGGCCTTGCCCCAACAG ctCCTGCGGCAACATGAATTTTGCGCGGCGACAAGAGTGTAATAAGTGTGGTGCCCCCAAACCTGGAGACGCAGGAGGAGGATTTGGAG ATCGTGGCGGTAGAGGTGGTTATGGTGGTGACAGAGGAGGTGGTTTCCGCGGCCGTGGAGGATTCCGTGGCGGAGACCGGGGCGGCTATGGTGGTGACCGTGGTGGTGGTGGATATGGAGGGGGATACAAAATGGGAGGAAG AGGTGACCGGAGAGATGACAGACGAGACCGGCCATATTAA
- the taf15 gene encoding TATA-binding protein-associated factor 2N isoform X2 codes for MVAHRVMVLMAVSRVDRVMVKAKEMVQVVMVVSKAMVVMVVSKMHHKHHKRDIASLRVAMGSNKATIIMDRSHLARRLMDNSRPTVVVKGKVAMDLANKAHTVGRDKVVAAVVAMEDGVKVKVADRVEGMAVTKETGQKKEAAAVTEVKVVAATTEAVMTVAAMTAVVAMTVVEEADILVWGSRDYGSRDDSAGDQDNSDNNTIFVQGLGEEATVQEVGDFFKQIGIIKVNKKTGQPMINLYSDKATGQPKGEATVSFDDPPSAKAAIDWFDGKDFNGKPIKVSFATRRAEFTQRGGARGSGRGFRGRGGGGPSFDMKGGDWPCPNSSCGNMNFARRQECNKCGAPKPGDAGGGFGDRGGRGGYGGDRGGGFRGRGGFRGGDRGGYGGDRGGGGYGGGYKMGGRGDRRDDRRDRPY; via the exons ATGGTGGCTCACAGAG TTATGGTTCTTATGGCGGTCAGCAGAGTGGACAG GGTTATGGTCAAGGCCAAGGAAATGGTGCAGGTAGTTATGGTGGTCAGCAAAGCTATGGTAGTTATGGTGGTCAGCAAGATGCACCACAAGCATCACAAG aGGGATATAGCCAGTCTCAGAGTGGCTATGGGCAGCAACAAAGCTACGATAATTATGGACAGGAGTCATCTGG CGAGAAGACTTATGGACAACAGTCGTCCTACGGTGGTGGTCAAGGGCAAAGTGGCGATGGATTTGGCCAACAAAGCTCATACAGTGGGCAGGGACAAGGTGGTGGCGGCAGTGGTGGCTATGGAAGATGGAGTGAAG GTGAAAGTGGCGGACAGGGTGGAAGGTATGGCCGTGACCAAGGAGACCGGACAGAAGAAGGAGGCGGCAGCGGTTACAGAGGTCAAGGTCGTGGCGGCTACGACCGAGGCGGTTATGACCGTGGCGGCTATGACCGCAGTGGTGGCTATGACCGTGGTGGAAGAGGCGGACATCCTGGTATGGG GCTCTCGAGACTACGGCTCAAGGGATGACTCGG CTGGGGATCAGGACAACTCTGACAACAACACCATTTTTGTCCAAGGCCTGGGAGAAGAAGCCACGGTTCAGGAAGTGGGCGACTTCTTCAAGCAAATTGGCATTATTAAG GTGAATAAGAAGACTGGTCAACCAATGATCAACCTCTACTCTGACAAGGCCACCGGCCAGCCAAAGGGTGAAGCTACAGTGTCCTTTGATGACCCGCCTTCTGCTAAAGCTGCTATTGACTGGTTTGATG GCAAAGACTTCAATGGAAAACCTATCAAAGTGTCATTTGCCACTCGCAGGGCTGAGTTCACACAGCGGGGTGGAGCACGAGGGAGTGGACGAG GTTTCAGAGGTCGTGGCGGTGGAGGTCCCAGCTTTGACATGAAGGGAGGAGACTGGCCTTGCCCCAACAG ctCCTGCGGCAACATGAATTTTGCGCGGCGACAAGAGTGTAATAAGTGTGGTGCCCCCAAACCTGGAGACGCAGGAGGAGGATTTGGAG ATCGTGGCGGTAGAGGTGGTTATGGTGGTGACAGAGGAGGTGGTTTCCGCGGCCGTGGAGGATTCCGTGGCGGAGACCGGGGCGGCTATGGTGGTGACCGTGGTGGTGGTGGATATGGAGGGGGATACAAAATGGGAGGAAG AGGTGACCGGAGAGATGACAGACGAGACCGGCCATATTAA